From a single Sporosarcina oncorhynchi genomic region:
- the hpt gene encoding hypoxanthine phosphoribosyltransferase, giving the protein MLQKDIEEILITEEKIQEKVAELGATLTADYQDKFPLAIGVLKGALPFMSDLIKRVDAYIELDFMDVSSYGNATVSSGEVKIVKDLNTSVEGRDVLIIEDIIDSGKTLNYLVELFKYRKAKSIKIVTLLDKPTGRKVDLKADYVGFIVPDAFVVGYGLDYAEKYRNLPYIGVLKKEIYSF; this is encoded by the coding sequence ATGTTACAAAAAGATATCGAAGAGATACTCATTACAGAAGAGAAGATTCAAGAAAAAGTTGCAGAACTTGGTGCTACCCTTACAGCGGACTACCAAGATAAGTTTCCGCTCGCGATTGGAGTCCTAAAAGGGGCTTTGCCATTTATGAGTGATTTGATTAAGCGCGTAGATGCATACATCGAACTCGATTTCATGGATGTTTCAAGTTATGGCAATGCAACAGTGTCTTCAGGCGAAGTGAAAATCGTCAAAGACTTGAATACGAGTGTCGAAGGCCGCGATGTTCTCATTATCGAAGATATCATTGATAGCGGGAAGACATTGAACTATCTCGTGGAACTATTTAAATACCGTAAAGCGAAGTCTATTAAGATTGTTACATTACTCGATAAGCCGACTGGCCGTAAAGTGGATCTGAAAGCGGACTATGTAGGTTTCATCGTACCTGACGCGTTTGTTGTCGGTTATGGTCTGGATTACGCAGAAAAATATAGAAACTTACCTTACATTGGTGTATTGAAAAAGGAAATCTACTCTTTCTGA